One genomic window of Gossypium hirsutum isolate 1008001.06 chromosome D11, Gossypium_hirsutum_v2.1, whole genome shotgun sequence includes the following:
- the LOC107911250 gene encoding mitochondrial phosphate carrier protein 3, mitochondrial gives MAISDNRRQSLIPSFLYSTTTSPLGFDTSSINANHHHHHHVLRRSPSVSPSPSPSTNYLGVGDAGITSGRILIPAPKEKIEMHSPAFYGACTMGGILSCGLTHTAVTPLDLVKCNMQIDPVKYKSISSGFGILLKEQGIKGLSKGWVPTLLGYSAQGACKFGFYEFFKKYYSDLAGPEYASKYKTLIFLAGSASAEVIADVALCPMEAVKVRVQTQPGFARGLSDGLPNFLKAEGFGGLFKGLVPLWGRQIPYTMMKFASFETIVELLYKHAIPTPKDKCSKSLQLAVSFAGGYIAGVFCAIVSHPADNLVSFLNNAKGATVGDAVKKMGLLGLCTRGLPLRIVMIGTLTGAQWGIYDAFKVFVGLPTTGGGAPTPAPAKAGKSM, from the exons atggCAATCTCTGATAACCGCCGCCAGTCTCTCATTCCTAGCTTCCTCTATTCCACAACTACATCACCCCTTGGTTTCGACACGTCTTCGATTAACGCCAatcatcatcaccatcaccatGTGCTGCGTCGATCACCGTCCGTTTCGCCATCGCCATCGCCATCGACGAATTACTTGGGTGTCGGTGATGCAGGGATTACTTCGGGTAGGATTTTGATACCTGCACCGAAGGAGAAGATCGAGATGCACTCGCCCGCTTTTTACGGTGCGTGTACGATGGGTGGGATATTAAGTTGTGGCCTTACTCACACTGCTGTTACGCCTCTTGATCTTGTCAAGTGTAATATGCAG ATCGACCCAGTAAAATACAAGAGCATCTCATCTGGGTTTGGAATCTTGCTGAAGGAGCAAGGTATTAAAGGTTTATCCAAGGGTTGGGTGCCTACTCTGCTCGGTTACAGTGCCCAGGGCGCTTGTAAATTTGGCTTCTATGAGTTCTTCAAGAAGTACTATTCAGACCTTGCGGGTCCTGAATATGCATCAAAGTATAAGACCCTGATTTTTCTTGCTGGTTCAGCATCAGCTGAAGTGATTGCTGATGTTGCTCTCTGCCCTATGGAGGCTGTCAAAGTCCGTGTGCAAACTCAGCCGGGATTTGCCCGAGGTTTATCAGATGGATTACCAAACTTTTTGAAGGCTGAAGGCTTTGGCGG GTTGTTCAAAGGACTCGTTCCTCTCTGGGGACGACAGATTCCAT ATACGATGATGAAATTTGCATCTTTTGAAACAATTGTAGAGCTACTCTACAAGCATGCCATTCCAACCCCGAAAGATAAGTGCAGTAAATCATTGCAACTTGCGGTGAGCTTTGCTGGTGGATACATAGCTGGTGTTTTCTGTGCTATTGTGTCACATCCTGCTGACAACCTAGTCTCTTTTCTCAACAATGCCAAGGGAGCAACAGTCGGTGAT GCGGTGAAGAAGATGGGATTGTTGGGTCTTTGCACCCGTGGACTTCCCCTTCGTATTGTCATGATTGGAACCCTTACTGGTGCACAATGGGGAATCTATGATGCTTTTAAAGTTTTTGTTGGGCT GCCAACCACTGGCGGTGGTGCTCCCACTCCTGCACCTGCAAAGGCAGGAAAAAGTATGTAG